Below is a genomic region from Candidatus Methylomirabilis sp..
CGAACACCTGATGCACTTCATCAAGTTATCGGCCAGAGGGATAGCACGATAAAAGCGTATAGCGTGCAGCGTCACGCCGCACGCAATAAACGCGATTCACCGCGAATCGGATTGTAATGGAACGTCTGGGGATTATAGCCGGCGGAGGCCCGCTTCCGGTCGTAGCGGCTCGGGAGGCGCGTATGCAGGGGTTCAAGGTTGTGGCGGTAGCTCTCGAAGAGGCTGCCTCTGCCGACCTGGCCAATGAGGTGGATGCGTTCTGTTGGGTGGGAGCCGGACAGCTTGGCCGGTTGATCGCAGCGCTGAAGCGTGAGAAGGTGACGGATGCTGTGATGCTCGGGAAGATCCCGCTCGACCTCATCTTCTCGCGCGTGAAGACCGATCTGGATGGCCTGCTATTCTATCTGAAGCTCAAAGATCGACGCGGCGATACGATCCTTGCGGGCGTAGGCGATCGGTTAATGCAGGAAGGGATTACCCTGCATGATTGCCGGCGGTATCTTTCTTCGGTGGTATTGCGGAAGGGGCTGCTGACGGCGCGAACGCCAAGTTCCTCGGAACAGCAAGATATCAGCTTTGGCAGAGAACTTGCCCGAACCATCGCGCAGTTGCGCATCGGCCAAACTGTCGTAGTGAAACGCCGCACTGTTCTTGCAATAGAGGCGATCGAGGGTACTGATGCCGCCATTCGCCGCGGCGGCCAACTCGGGAATGGGGGAGTGGTGGTCGTCAAGGTTGGGCGTCCCGACCAAGATATGCGCTTCGATCTTCCGGTCATCGGGTCGGAGACCATGGTGGCCCTTGAAGATGCGGGTGCGACCG
It encodes:
- the lpxI gene encoding UDP-2,3-diacylglucosamine diphosphatase LpxI (LpxI, functionally equivalent to LpxH, replaces it in LPS biosynthesis in a minority of bacteria.) — protein: MERLGIIAGGGPLPVVAAREARMQGFKVVAVALEEAASADLANEVDAFCWVGAGQLGRLIAALKREKVTDAVMLGKIPLDLIFSRVKTDLDGLLFYLKLKDRRGDTILAGVGDRLMQEGITLHDCRRYLSSVVLRKGLLTARTPSSSEQQDISFGRELARTIAQLRIGQTVVVKRRTVLAIEAIEGTDAAIRRGGQLGNGGVVVVKVGRPDQDMRFDLPVIGSETMVALEDAGATALALDADHTLMLDREKVVAAANRLGLAIVAD